The nucleotide sequence GGGCCGGCGATCTGGTCGCCCGCTACGGCGGCGAGGAGTTCGCCTGCATCCTGGCCGAGACCGACGCGCCGTCGGCCGCAGCCATGGCCGAGCGCCTGCGCCAGGCCGTGGCCGCCCTGGACATTCCCCACGAGGCCTCGCCCACGGCCTGCCGCGTCACCATCAGTTGCGGCGCGGCCACGGTGCGTTGCCTGCCGGGCGGCTCGCCCCTTGAGCTCCTGGCCCGGGCCGACGAACAACTCTACCGGGCCAAGGCCGCCGGACGCGATCAGGCCGCGGCCGAAAGCTGCGCAAACTGAAGCAAGGCGGCCTTTTTTGGCGCAAAGACGCTGCTGCCCCCTTGTCCTGGCCGCGCCGCCCTTATACGTTGTCGCCGCCCGACATTCCCCACTTCAGGAGGCCCCCATGACCACCATCGGCACGCCGCTCACCGCGTCCGCGACCAAAATATTGCTGCTCGGTTCCGGCGAACTCGGCAAGGAAGTGGCCATCGAAGCCCAGCGCCTGGGCGTCGAGGTCATCGCCGTGGACCGCTACCCCAACGCCCCAGCCATGCAGGTGGCCCATCGCCGCCACGTGGTCAGCATGCTCGACGCGCCGGCCCTTCGCTCCATCATCGAGGCCGAAAAGCCCGACTATATCGTGCCCGAGATCGAGGCCATCGCCACCGAGGAGCTCATCAAGCTCGAAGCCGAAGGCTATCCGGTGGTGCCCACGGCCCGGGCCGCCCGACTGACCATGGACCGCGAGGGCATCCGCCGCCTGGCCGCCGAGGAGTTGGGCCTTGTCACCTCGCCCTACCGTTTCGCCGACACCCGGGAAGAGTTCCTGGCCGCCTGCGACGCCGTGGGTTTTCCCTGCGTGGTCAAGCCCGTGATGTCGTCTTCGGGCAAGGGCCAAAGCGTGGCCCGGGACGCCGCCTCGGCCGAGGCCTCCTGGGACTACGCCCAGACGGCCGGCCGGGCCGGGGCCGGGCGGGTCATTGTCGAGGGTTTTGTCGATTTCGACTACGAAATCACGCTGCTCACCGTCCGCCACGCCGGCGGCACGAGCTTTTGCGCCCCCATCGGCCATCGCCAGGAAAAGGGCGACTACCGCGAGTCCTGGCAGCCCCATCCCATGAGCCAGTCCGCCCTGGCCAAGGCCCAGGCCATGGCCGGGGCCGTCACCGAGGCTCTGGGCGGGCGCGGCATCTTCGGCGTGGAGCTTTTCATCAAGGGCGACGCGGTCATCTTCTCGGAAGTCTCGCCCCGGCCCCACGACACCGGCATGGTGACGCTCATTTCCCAGGACCTTTCGGAATTCGCCCTGCACGTGCGGGCCATCCTGGGGCTGCCCATCCCGGCCATCCGCCTCTACGGCCCGGCCGCCTCCCGGGTTATCCTGGGCGAAGGCGATTCCACCTCGCCGCGTTTCGCCATTGATCCGGCCGCCCTGGCCCAGCCCGACACGGCCATCAAGCTTTTCGGCAAGCCCGAGCTCCACGGCACGCGCCGCCTGGGCGTGGCCCTGGCCCTGGGCCGGGACGTGGAGGAGGCCAAGGCCAAGGCCATCGCCGCCGCCTCCCATGTGAAGGTGGAATTGTAGCGCCAAACGCCAAACGGCCAGGCCGAGGAGCATTCCTCGGCCTGGCCGCGACGATGACGCGGGCGCGGGATGTCCCCGGCCCGGGCGGGTCAGCCCCGCAGATCCTTCTTGATCGATTTGACCATCCGGCCAAAGGCCTTGTCCTTTTGCCGCCGCTGCCCCAGGGTCATGGCGTTAAACGCCGCCTCCCGGCCAAGACGGTTCCAGGACTCCAGCCGCGAAGCCTCAAGCCCACCCGCTTTCACGGCCGCCCGCACGGCGCAGCCCGGTTCGCCCTCGTGGCGACAATCGGCGAACCGGCAGTCCCGGGCCAGAGCCTCGATGTCGCCGTAGCCGCCAAGGCGGCCCTCGTCGTCGCCAAGAAGGCCCAGTTCGCGCATCCCCGGCGTGTCGATGAGCAGCGCCCCGCCTTCCAGCCGGACCATCTGACGGCGGGTGGTCGTATGCACGCCCTCCCCCGTGCCGCTGGTCTCCCGCACGGCAAAGGCCTCCCGGCCAAGCAGCCGGTTGACCAGGGTGGTCTTGCCCACCCCGGACGAACCGAGCAGGCAGCAGGTCAGGCCCGGAACGAGCAGCCCGGCCAGGGCATCGAGGCCTTCGCCGGTGGCCGCGCTGACGGCCAGGACCGGCGCCCGGGCCGTTTCCTCAAGCCTGGACATCTGCACGGCCAATTCCCCGGGCGAGGCCAGATCGGCCTTGGCGAGCAGCACCGTGACCACGACGCCGCCGGCCGCAGCCATGGCCAGGTAGCGTTCCAGCCGCCGGGGGTTGTAGTCGTAGCGGCTGGCCTGAACGACAAACGCCAGATCCACGCCGGCCGCGATGAGCTGGCTGTCCGTGCCCGGGCCGGCGGCCTTGCGCCGCAGCACCGTGCGGCGCGGCAGCACGGTCTCGATGACCCGCAGGCCATCCTGGCCGCGCACGGCCACGAAATCGCCGACGCAGGGCAGATCCTCGCCGCAGCCGGCCTCATGGGCCAGCCGGCCGGCCAGGACCGCCGCCGTCTCGCCGGCCCGGTCCCAGACCCGGTACAGGCCACGATCCACGGCCGACACCCGGGCGATGCCGTTTGTTTCCAGGCCCATGGACCGGGCTTTTTCCTCATGCCAGGTCGTCAATCCAAGCTGTTGCATTTCCATGATCGTCTATCCCCAAGCGGAGCGGCCGACCGGCCGGCCCGCCGTTGTTGTTCCACGGCGCGGCAATCCCGCGCCCGATAACGTCGCCGTCCAGGGCGGCCGGCCGACGCCTGAAGACACGTCGACAAACCACCCTTGATCCCGTTTCCCGTCGAGGGGGGTCCGGGGGGATCATCCCCCCGGCCGCCGGAGGCGCCCCTCTTCGACAAACAATCCATAACACCCTTGATTAATGCGCTAACAATTCACGACGCTGCCCCGCCAAAGGCCGCGTGGGCCACGATGTCGCCCACGGGCCTGATCTGGCCGAAGCTGACGGCCAGGACGTAGCGCTGCGGCACGCCCGGCCAGCCCAGGCCGGGCACGGCGGCAAAGCCGAAACGGCCGTAGAAGCCGGGATCGCCGACAAGCACGACCCCGGTCGGGCCAGTGCCGGCCAGACGGCCAAGGGCCTGCCGGACCAGGGCCGAGCCGATGCCCTGTCCTTGCCGGGCCGGCAGCACGCCCAGGGGGCCAAGCAGCAGCCAACCCGGGCCGGATGCGCCGACGCGGGCCGGGCTCAGGGCCAGATGGCCGACGATGTCGCCGTCCGCCTCGGCCACAAGCGACAGGGCCAAAGCGGCATCGGCCCGCAGCCGGGCGACGATCTCGTGTTCGACGGGTTCGGCCCCGGGCGGATGCTGGGGATGGTTGTGGAAAGCGGCGTACAAAAGACGCGCGATGGGCGTTTCATCGCCCGGGCGTTCGGTGCGGATACCCATGGGACACTCCATAAACGGTCGAAGGTACGGCCGGGGCGCAACCGGACAGGGAGAAGCCAAGCCGGAAGACGCGACCGGCCCGGAAGGGCCGTCGTCAGGGAGTGGGTGTCGGGGAAAGCAACAAGAGTCCGGTTCGAAGGACGAACAGGCTCAAAGCGGGCGCGGCGGGCCGCCCCAGGGGAATGGGCCGCCTTCGTGGAGGAAGGCGGAGTTGGTCCTTGGGGCGACTAGCGGGCGCGGCTTTCGCCGACAACCCGTGCCGCAAGGTCCGAAGTGGCGCTGGACAAAAAAGACCTCCTGGGAGAAGCGTTGCTCCCGGGCGATAGCCGGCCGCTTCGGCGGCGTCAAGCGGCCCCACGCCCCAAACCAGCTTGATCGCGGAAGCCCACGGTGAACACCATGCTTTTCGGCATCTCCGGCCTGCCTCACGGCGACGGCAAAACCAAATTCGCCTACGCCACGGCCATCCCCCATTTGCGGGGCCTAGGCCTGGACGCCATGGAACTGCCCTTTGTGCGCTCGGTCAACGTCACGGCCAAAAATCAAGCGGCCATCTTGCGGGCCAAGGCGGAAAACGATTTCCACCTCACGGCCCACGCCTCGTATTTCATTAACCTCAACGCCGCCGAACCGGACAAGCTGGAAGCCTCCCTGGCCCGCATCCGCCAGGGAGCCGAAGCGCTTGCCCTGGTCGGCGGACGCGATCTGGTCTTCCACCCCGGCTACTACCTCGGCCAGCCGCCGCAGGCCGTGCTCCAGACCATCGGCGAAAATCTGCGCCGCCTGCCGGACACGGGCGTGCGCTACCGCCTGGAGACCACGGGCAAGGCCACCCAGTTCGGGACCGTGGCCGAACTGGCCGGCCTGTGCCGGGAGGTTCCGACCTGCAAGCCGTGCCTGGATTTTTCCCACATCCACGCCCGGGACAACGGCGCACTCAAGACCCGGGCCGATTTCAGCCGGGTGCTGCGCCAACTGGCCGACATCCTGGGCGAGGCGGCCCTTGGCGAACTGCATATCCATATCAGCGGCATCGAATACGGCCCCAAGGGCGAAAAGCGCCACCTGCCGCTGGCCCAAAGCGACTTCGATTATACGGCCTGCCTGGCGGCGCTGCGGGACCACGGCGCGGCCGGCTGCGTCATCTGCGAGTCGCCGGTGCTGGAGCACGACGCCATGCTGCTCAAAAAGACCTGGCTCGCCCTGTAGCGGACAAAGCCCGCCGCCGCGGCCAGGGCGCCTTTGCCAGGGTCCACCGCGTCGGCTAGATTTCGGCCTCGCGCCACGGGCGCGGAACGACGCCCCGGCCCAAAACCGAGGCAGGAGAAGGCATGGAATGCGATATTGACACGCTGAGGGCGTTTCTGGAAACCGTGGGCTGTCCGGCCGAAACCGCCGCCGTCCTGGCCCGGGACATGCCGCAGACGGCCCAAGGCCTCCCGCCGGCAACAGGCGCGGCCCTGGCCGCCGCCCTAACCGAGGCCCTGGGAACGCCCGCCGCTCCCTCGGAACTCCTCGAACATGGTTCCCTGGATGACTGGCTCCGCTTCGTCGCCGGCCATCACGACGACGCGGCTCTCAAGCGGGCGGCCATGGCCCGCATCATCAACGGCAAGGGCAACATCTCTCCCGGCAAGGCCTATACCATTGACGCCATGCGCCCAGCCGACGCCCCCGGCGTCGCCGGCCTGTTCCATACCATCTACGACGCCAACTATCCGGTGCTGGACTACTACGTGCCGGAAAAACTCATCGCCCTGAACCGGCAAAAGGCCGTGCTGACCCTGGTGGCCAGGCTCGAAACCGGCGAGATCGCCGGCCACGGGGCCTATTACCGCAGCTCACCGCCCAATCCGGCCGTCTACGAGCAGGGCCAGCTCCTGGTCGATCCAGCCTACCGCCAGAGCTCCATGGCCTTCAAGCTGCTGCGGGAACTCGACGCGCTCTCCTACGCCATGCCCTGGGCCGAGGCCTTTTTCGGCGAAGCGGTTTGCAACCACCTCGTCACCCAGAAAAGCGGTGACAAACAAGGCTACACCCCCTGCGGCATCGAACTGTCGCTCATGCCGGACGCGGCCTACGCCAAGGAAGGGGCAGCCGGCCGGGTCAGCTGCATGATGGGCTGGCGCATGCACCGCGACAAGCCGTCACCGCTCTATTTGCCCGAAGTCTATCGCCCGGTGCTGGAGGGCATCCTGTCCGGCTTCTCCCTGCGCCGCGACATCCGTTTCGACCCGGGCGACCACCCTGCTTCCGGGGAAACGGTCCTCACTTCACGCCTTTTCGACCTCGCCCAGGTGGAGCGCGTCCAGGTCGCGGCCGTGGGCCACGATTTTCCGGCCCGGACCGCCGCCATCGAGGAGCGGGCCGACCGGCTGGGCTTGGCCGTGGTCCAGGTATCCATAAACGCCTCATCCCCGAGCACGGCCTGGGCGGTGAGAACCCTGCGGCAACGGGGCTACGTGTTCGGGGCGTTTGCGCCGCAGTGGTTCCCGGACGGCGACGCGCTGATGCTGCAACGGCTGGCGGCGCAGCCGGATTTCGAGGCCGTCAACCTGTACACCGACCGGGCCAAGGCCATCCTGGCCCACATCCGCCAGGAATGGGGGGCGCGTGGACGCTGATTGGGACAAGACGGCATCCTCGGGCGCGCCCCGTGTCGATGCCCTGGACAAGGCCTGCAGCCGGGAGCGCTACGCCGCCGATGAGACGCCGCCGGACGGCTGGCTGGCCGAGGCGCGGCGGGCAGGCCAGGCCCCGGTGGATCTGGGGCCGGGGGAAGACCCCATGCCGCCGGCCGGACCTTGAGCGGCAGCGGCCTGGCCGCCCGGCCAAACACCTCAATGAGCGTGGTCGTGGGGTTCGCTTTCATGCCCCTCGTGGACATGGTCATGGCGGCCGTGCTCCCCGGCATGGTCGTGGTCATGGACGCCTTCCCCCGCGCCGTGGTCGTGGGGATGCTTGTGCTCGTGGGCATGTTCGTGGGTGTGCGTGTGGACATGACCGTGGCTGTGCTTTCCCATCCCCGGATGCTCATGTTCATGCTCGTGCTCATGGGCATGTTCGTGGGCATGGTCATGGTGGTGTTCGTGGTCGCCTTGCATGGCTGCCTCCTTTTTGCAGCAGCATGGCCCTTTTTATCCCGCCTGCCTAGGCGGCATGTTTCTTGTTCCCATCGCACCCCGGGCATGTCTTCGTCGCGTTGTTGCTTATGGGCGCATACCAAGGCCAGGTTGACAAGCACTGCCTGGCCACGGGGCCGCATGATGCGTGCTGGACACGGCGTCCTGGCCAGCTTCAAACCAACCTACGCCCCGGCTCTAATGTCACGTCCCTTAAAAAATACGATAGTATTTTTTAAGGAAACAAATGGTTTTAGCTCGTTGACGACAAAACCCCATATGCGCTTTTCGCGGACGCGACACTAAAGGCCCTGTTCGGTCCCGTGGTCCGGACTCTGGCCGCCTCTTGCAGCATCGATCCGGCCTTCGCCTCTCGGTAACGGCCCGTTTCAGTGCCGCTCCCGCAGGTCAAGATCCAGGACCGGCGGGGCGGCGGTGGCGGCCAGCCCCAGGCCCTCCCCACCGGCGGTCGCCAAAGCCGGGGCGGCGGGAAGCGCCAGGCCGGAAAATCCGGTTTGGGCCAGATCGCACTCCATGACTAGGCGAGTGTCTCCGGAGCTGAAAAGCCTTGCGCCGCCGCCGGACAGGACAAATCGCAGATAGAGGCGGTTGGCCGGCGCGGGCAGTCGCACCCGGGCGGCCTGGCGCATCGTGCCGGAATACAGGAAGTAGTCGCCCCGGCTGCGCAGGCTGTCCAGGTCGTGATAGACGTTGCCGTCCACGGACCACTGGGCGAGGACGCGGTTATGTCCGACGCCGTCGGTCAGGACGGACGGGTACCAGGTGGCGCGAAAGCCGGTGATGGGCGTTTGGTTTCCAGGCGCGCTGAAGGCGTAGGTCAGGAAACACGGGGCGTCCCCGGCGCAGGTCAAAGCGTCCTGGCCGTCAACCTTGCGCACGGCATGGGAGAGCGTCGCCGCCTGCAGGATATCGGGCAACGGCGCGGCATAGTCCGGCGACAACCGGGCCAGCCCCCGTCCGTCGTCGGCCAGGGCCAGGCTGGCCCCGGGCGGACAGGCCAGGGGCAGGGCCACGGCGGTCTCGCCAAGGGTCACGGTCTGCCCGGCGATGTCGCCCGTGGCCCAAAGGCCTTTGGCCGGCCGCCCGTTCCAAGCCAGGTGGACACCCGGACCGAGGGAAGCGTAGGGCCTGGCCAACAGCGGATCGTAATAGCGGGCGCGCTCCCGGCCGTTGGCGTCGGACAACGCCAGGACCGGGACGTCGCCGGGAAACGCCGCGAGATAGGCAGCCTGGTCGGCTGGTCCGCCAAGGCCCAGCTCCGGCCGGGGTGTGTCGCCAAAGCCGTACAGGACGTCGCCGCCAAAGGGGCGGCCCTGGGGCAGGGCCGGCGCCACGGTCGTGTTGGCGGCCAGAGAAGCGGCCGAGATTTCCCAGGTGCCCGAGGCGGCGGCCGGGAGCGTCTGGGCGGCCGGTCTGGTTTCGAGGTGGGCAAGTTCCAAAAAGCCGTCGGTGAAGCCGGCCTGGCTTTCGAGGATGAGGTAGACCCGGCCCGAGGCGGCGTCCGGTTCGGGCAGTTCCACGACAAGATCGTATTCCGAGTCCCCGGCCGGGAAATCCGCGCTTGTCACCGTGGCCAGGACAGGCGCGTTTTCCAGGGTTGTCCCGGCCCGAACGACAATGCGCCCCTCGGGCGGGGCGGCCTGCCCCTGGCGACGGGCAAAGCGCAGGGCCATCCGCGTCGTGCCGGCCCGGCTTCCAGGGGCGGCGGCGAAGGCGAAGACAGCCCGGCCCGGCAGGCGACAATCATAGAGGGCCAGGGTTCCGTAGCCCAGGTCGGGCGTCATGTTTTCCAGTTCGTAGGCGTCGGCCAAGACCGACAGGTCGTCGAAACTGTTGCGATAGGGTGCGGCCAGGGGCAACGGTGCCCGGTTAGGCAGGCCGATCTTGGCGATGTCGGCCCAGAAGGTCCGTCGCACGGGCAGGGCACCGGGCAACAACGCGGCAGCGGGATCGTCGGCCGGCGAAAGAAAATAGGCCCGCCTGTAGCGCCGGTCAAAGGCGTCGCCGGCCGTCTGCAATGCTCCGCGCAGATACCAGTCGCCCACGATCTTGAGGTGCCGGGGCCGGTAGTAGCGGATGGCCTCGATATTGACGCGCTGCGCCACGAGATCGGCCAACACGCTTTTAATGCTCGGGCTGTCGCGCTTGGCGTAGAGATCAAAGATCATCAACGTCGGCCCGCAGGCGGCCACGCCCAACAGGACGCACAGCGCCGCGCCAGAAGCCCCCCGCCCCCACCGGCCGCAGGCGGCAGCCAGGGCCTCGATGCCGCCTGCCGCAAGAAAGCAGAACAAATAATAATTATTGACCAGATAACGGATGGAAACGTTGATGTTCGTGGGCAGGGCCACGGCCATGGCCAGGCCGGTCAAGGACCAAATGGCCAAAATTGCCAGGGACCGGCCTCGGCCGACGACCAGAAAACGGACAAACCCCAGGGCGGCCAGGGCCGTCAACATGGCGACCCAAGGAATCTCGCCCTGGTAGTGCCAGGCGGCAAAGCTTTTGAGGACCGACTCCAGGCTCACGCCCTCCAGACGCCGGGCCAGCGGCGCAACACCGGCGATGGTGCGCATCTGGAACCAGTGGGCTTCCATCCACGGCGCGTAGGCCGCGAGCATGATCAGGACGGCTGCGCTCAAGCGCCCCAAAAGCCTACCGGCCAAACGGCGCTCCCCAGCCCGCGCGGTCTCCACGATGCGCCAGCCGGCCACCAGCCCCAAAGCGGCCAAGGTGGCCGAGGCCAGATAGGAGGTATAGAGCATCCCGATGCCGGCGGCGCTAAAGGCCGCGAAATCCCGCCAGCGCCCCCGTTTAAGCGCCTGCAGCAGACAGGCCAGGGCCGTCAGGGCCAGCAGCAGATACAGGGCATAGGGCCGGGCTTCGCGGGAATAATGGACGGGAAACAGGGCCAGGGCGTCCATGGCGGCGGCGGCCAGGGCCACCCGGTCGGAAAAAAGCCGCCGGCCGACCAGCCAGACCACCGGAATGGTCAACGTACCGGCCGCCACGCTTGGCAGCTTGACGGCCACGTCCCCCGGCCCGAACAAAGCCAGGCTGGCATGGACCAGCAGATGCAGCAGCGGCGGCGAAGAATCGAGGCTGACGTCGCTTGGCCCCTCGTGGGCCAGGGAACGCAGCAGATCCGGCACGGGCCAGGCCGCCCGGCCAAGGGTCACGAATTCGTCCCACCACAGGCCGACGACGTCGAGGGCAGCCAAGCGCAGGGCCAGACCGGCCAGGGTGAGCAGGACCAGCCAGGTCCAGACGCCGCGAGGAGGCAGGGCTCCGGGACGGGGCGACGCTTCGGGGGTGCTCACGGCACGCCCCCGGGGTTGAGGCTGGCGTCCAGGGCCCGGCGTTCGTGGGGCTGCAAACGCGGCAACGCCGCGGCGGCCGTGGCGGAGGCCAGGGCCGCTTCCTCCGGAGAGAGTCCGCCGCCAAGCTCCGCCCGACGACAAAACCAGTAAGCCCAGTACGGTTCGGCCGGCACGCCGTCCCCCCGGGCATAGGCCAGCCCCATGGCCAGATAGCCCTGGGGCGAGCCCCCGGCGGCCGACTGGCTGAACGCGGCGGCAGCCCGGGTCCGGTCCACCGGTCCGTCAAGGCCGGCGACGGCCAAATGTCCCAGGGCGACCTGGGCCCCGGGGTCGCCAAGGGCGGCGGCGGCCTGCAGACACGAAACCGCCAAGGCGGCGTCCGGCGGCGTTTTGCCAAGGGCGGCAAACGCCGCGGCGGCCAGCCCGGCCGGGTCGTCGCCAGCCGCTCCCGGGCAAGGTCCGCCAGCCCCAAACGCGCTCCCGGACAGGATCGCCAGGAGACAGCATACTATCGATATCCGCAACATCCGGGCAGCATACCGCACAACGGGCCTCAGGCAAAGCAGGCCACCCGCCCCCTGGCGATGGGTTATTTGGCCGGCGACCAGGGAGCCCTTCCCGCGCCCGGGTCTGGAATCGGCAGGACCCCGGCCTGGCGCATCTCGCGGATGGAAATGAAGTTCACGGCCTCTTCGTCATCGTCGTTCGGACTTTTGCCGGCTTTTTTTCGGGCGGCGGCCTTACGGGCCTGCTCCAGGGCCTCGGCCACCTGTTCGCCGCCGGACTCGGCCGCCTCCTCAAAGGAGCCGTCGTCGAGCATGGTGGTTTCCAGATAGAGCGGCTGCCGCCCCTTGGGGTCGAGGTCCACGGCCACGAGCATGTGCTCGGGCAACGACACCAGGGAGGTTTCCAGACCTATTTTATAGAATACGGAGGCCAGCAGGCAGCTGCCTTCCACGCAGTTGGCCTGCCGGGTCGCCAGGGCCTCGGCCAGAAGCCGCACATGCTGCACGCCCACCCCCTCGGGTTTGGCCGAGGGGCGGTTGATGGACGAATAGCGGATGCCGCGCCGCCGCAGGGCCTGCCACACGGCCTTCACCTGCTTGCGCACGCCCCGGGCGTCGGCCTGATAGCCCGTAAACGACG is from Solidesulfovibrio magneticus RS-1 and encodes:
- a CDS encoding glycosyltransferase family 39 protein translates to MSTPEASPRPGALPPRGVWTWLVLLTLAGLALRLAALDVVGLWWDEFVTLGRAAWPVPDLLRSLAHEGPSDVSLDSSPPLLHLLVHASLALFGPGDVAVKLPSVAAGTLTIPVVWLVGRRLFSDRVALAAAAMDALALFPVHYSREARPYALYLLLALTALACLLQALKRGRWRDFAAFSAAGIGMLYTSYLASATLAALGLVAGWRIVETARAGERRLAGRLLGRLSAAVLIMLAAYAPWMEAHWFQMRTIAGVAPLARRLEGVSLESVLKSFAAWHYQGEIPWVAMLTALAALGFVRFLVVGRGRSLAILAIWSLTGLAMAVALPTNINVSIRYLVNNYYLFCFLAAGGIEALAAACGRWGRGASGAALCVLLGVAACGPTLMIFDLYAKRDSPSIKSVLADLVAQRVNIEAIRYYRPRHLKIVGDWYLRGALQTAGDAFDRRYRRAYFLSPADDPAAALLPGALPVRRTFWADIAKIGLPNRAPLPLAAPYRNSFDDLSVLADAYELENMTPDLGYGTLALYDCRLPGRAVFAFAAAPGSRAGTTRMALRFARRQGQAAPPEGRIVVRAGTTLENAPVLATVTSADFPAGDSEYDLVVELPEPDAASGRVYLILESQAGFTDGFLELAHLETRPAAQTLPAAASGTWEISAASLAANTTVAPALPQGRPFGGDVLYGFGDTPRPELGLGGPADQAAYLAAFPGDVPVLALSDANGRERARYYDPLLARPYASLGPGVHLAWNGRPAKGLWATGDIAGQTVTLGETAVALPLACPPGASLALADDGRGLARLSPDYAAPLPDILQAATLSHAVRKVDGQDALTCAGDAPCFLTYAFSAPGNQTPITGFRATWYPSVLTDGVGHNRVLAQWSVDGNVYHDLDSLRSRGDYFLYSGTMRQAARVRLPAPANRLYLRFVLSGGGARLFSSGDTRLVMECDLAQTGFSGLALPAAPALATAGGEGLGLAATAAPPVLDLDLRERH
- the purT gene encoding formate-dependent phosphoribosylglycinamide formyltransferase — translated: MTTIGTPLTASATKILLLGSGELGKEVAIEAQRLGVEVIAVDRYPNAPAMQVAHRRHVVSMLDAPALRSIIEAEKPDYIVPEIEAIATEELIKLEAEGYPVVPTARAARLTMDREGIRRLAAEELGLVTSPYRFADTREEFLAACDAVGFPCVVKPVMSSSGKGQSVARDAASAEASWDYAQTAGRAGAGRVIVEGFVDFDYEITLLTVRHAGGTSFCAPIGHRQEKGDYRESWQPHPMSQSALAKAQAMAGAVTEALGGRGIFGVELFIKGDAVIFSEVSPRPHDTGMVTLISQDLSEFALHVRAILGLPIPAIRLYGPAASRVILGEGDSTSPRFAIDPAALAQPDTAIKLFGKPELHGTRRLGVALALGRDVEEAKAKAIAAASHVKVEL
- a CDS encoding TIM barrel protein, giving the protein MLFGISGLPHGDGKTKFAYATAIPHLRGLGLDAMELPFVRSVNVTAKNQAAILRAKAENDFHLTAHASYFINLNAAEPDKLEASLARIRQGAEALALVGGRDLVFHPGYYLGQPPQAVLQTIGENLRRLPDTGVRYRLETTGKATQFGTVAELAGLCREVPTCKPCLDFSHIHARDNGALKTRADFSRVLRQLADILGEAALGELHIHISGIEYGPKGEKRHLPLAQSDFDYTACLAALRDHGAAGCVICESPVLEHDAMLLKKTWLAL
- a CDS encoding GNAT family N-acetyltransferase produces the protein MGIRTERPGDETPIARLLYAAFHNHPQHPPGAEPVEHEIVARLRADAALALSLVAEADGDIVGHLALSPARVGASGPGWLLLGPLGVLPARQGQGIGSALVRQALGRLAGTGPTGVVLVGDPGFYGRFGFAAVPGLGWPGVPQRYVLAVSFGQIRPVGDIVAHAAFGGAAS
- the rsgA gene encoding ribosome small subunit-dependent GTPase A, which produces MEMQQLGLTTWHEEKARSMGLETNGIARVSAVDRGLYRVWDRAGETAAVLAGRLAHEAGCGEDLPCVGDFVAVRGQDGLRVIETVLPRRTVLRRKAAGPGTDSQLIAAGVDLAFVVQASRYDYNPRRLERYLAMAAAGGVVVTVLLAKADLASPGELAVQMSRLEETARAPVLAVSAATGEGLDALAGLLVPGLTCCLLGSSGVGKTTLVNRLLGREAFAVRETSGTGEGVHTTTRRQMVRLEGGALLIDTPGMRELGLLGDDEGRLGGYGDIEALARDCRFADCRHEGEPGCAVRAAVKAGGLEASRLESWNRLGREAAFNAMTLGQRRQKDKAFGRMVKSIKKDLRG